TTTGGACTTTTTAGGTTAGTTAATACTAATGTTTCTTCGGAAAATATGGCTATGCAAACTAAAGTAGAGCAATCAGAAAATCCAAATACTAAAAATAATGACTTAGCTTTAAATGAAGAAACGACAATATCTGAAGAAGAAGAAAATGCCCTTGTAGAAAAACTTAAATATGAGAACTTAGAAGAGTTAAAGACAAAAAAGAAATCCAACCAAAGTAACTCACAAGCTGAAGACAATTTAGCTCTCAATATGGATAAAGAAGAAAAAGTAGCAAAAGAAAAAGATTTTTCTACTTCTGATGTTTGGATTCGTAAAAAAGAGAAAGTAGAAACTGAAAATAACGATATTAATTTAACTGATTCGGAAAAAAACATAGTTGCTTCTCCTACTGTAAGTGCGAATAGACAAATGAATTATGATTCCTCTAATGCAGCAAACGCAGATCAATTAGCTGATGATGACTATAATTTCTTTTCTGACACCTATAAAAAAGATAATTTAAGAAGAAGTCAGAAATCGCCAAAAGAAATATTGTTTGATGCTATGCAATCTTATGAAAACAAAAAATATACTGAGGCAATTCTTCTTTTTGATTCTTATTTAGTTACCAATCCAAATAATGCACAAGCATTATATTTTGGAGGAATGTCATATTATGAAAATCATAATTATAAAAAATCCATTCCTTTATTAGAAAAATTCTTAAAGCAAAAATCTGATATTGTCTATCAAAAAAATAATCAAGATGCTGAATGGTATTTAGCTAATTCTTATTTAAAGGTAAATCAAAAACAGAAAGCAAAAACTGTTTTACAAAAAATAGCTAATTCTAGTAGTAAATATTCAAATCAGGCTAAAGCATTATTGAAAAAATAATTCATAAATGATATTCATTTTTGTTTTAACAACTAGTAAAATAAAATCCTACTGCACCCTACTTTTTTTAAAAATATTTTTGGCTCTTCCGACAATTTAACGAAATTATAAAATAGTGTGCGTTCGTTTTAGCTTCGCTGAGGGTTACACCGTTCTCAAAAACGAACGAAAGGCTTCCTCAGAAGCGTGATTTAAGCAATATCACGCTTCTGAGGAAGCCTTTCGTTCAACTCTAGGGAGTTGAGCACACTATGTTTCGCTAAAAAGTCGGAAGAGCCATATTTTTTAGTTGCAGCGCAACGTAATATAAGTTAGACTAAAAAAGGTATGATTTTAGATTGCAAAAATCCTAATCTCTTCTTCTTTTTCTTTCATTATTTAGTTTAATAATTCTTCCCAAAGCAAAAAACCTATTCTTACTTAAAAGAATAGGTTTTTTATTATTTATAAAAGATCAAAATCAGATTGAGAATTAGAGTTGTTTGTTCTCATTATCTTCATCCAAATCTGTTGTATCTTTATCTGTTTTAGAATCAATAGTCGTTTCAGGTGTTTTCTGAATTTTAATTCCTTCCTGTTTTTGTTGTTTTTCAAGACTTGCTAATTTCTCTTCAAAAGGCAAGTTAGATTCAGGAGTTTCAGAATATGGAATATTCTGAGGAATAAAATCTTCTTTTGCTCCAGGTTTACTGTAATCGTAAGGCCAACGGAATACTTGAGGAATTGCTCCCACCCAGTTACCGTGTCCAGGAAAACGAGGAGTTGTCCATTCTAATGTATTTGATTTCCAAGGATTTGCAGGAGCTAAACGACCTTTAAACATAGAGTAAACGAAGTTGAATACGAATACAAACTGTGCAAGGAAAGTTAAGATAGCTGCCGTACTAATAAACATATTCAAATCTGTAAACAAACCAAAAGGCTCAAATGCAGTATGAGAATAATAACGACGAGGGAAACCAGCTACACCGATAAAGTGCATTGGGAAGAATATTGCATATACTCCAATAAATGTTGTCCAAAAGTGGAAATAACCCATTTTAGCATCCATCATACGACCAAACATTTTTGGAAACCAGTGATAAATACCAGCAAGCATACCAAAGAATGAAGCAGAACCCATTACAAGGTGAAAGTGAGCTACTACGAAATACGTATCGTGTAATTGAATATCAATCGCTGCACTTGCCAAGTGAATACCTGTAAGTCCACCAACAATAAAGAGTGAAACTAAACCAATAGAGAAAAGCATAGCTGGAGTAAATACCAAGTTACCTTTCCAAAGTGTAGTGATATAGTTAAACGCTTTTACAGCCGAAGGAACTGCAATAATTAGTGTCAAGAACATAAAGATAGTTCCCAAGAAAGGATCCATACCTGTTACAAACATGTGGTGCGCCCAAACGATAAACGAAAGAACAGCAATACCAATAATAGACAAAATCATGGCATGATAACCAAAGATTGGTTTTCTTGAGTTTGTAGCAATTACTTCTGATGAAATTCCGAGAGCAGGTAAAAGTACAATATATACTTCTGGGTGTCCTAAGAACCAAAATAAGTGTTGGAACAAAATTGCGCTACCACCTTGATTTGGAAGTGCTTCTCCACCAATATAAATATCAGATAAGAAGAAACTTGTACCAAAACTACGGTCAAAAATCAAAAGTAATGCTGCTGAGAACAAAACAGGAAATGATAAAAGACCAATAATAGCAGTAATAAAGAATGCCCAAATAGTAAGAGGCATACGATTAAATGACATACCACGAGTACGCATATTGATTACTGTAGAAATATAATTGATACCACCCAAAAGAGTTGAGATGATAAACAATGCCATACTAGATAGCCAAAGTGTCATACCTAATCCAGAACCAGGCATAGCCTGTGGTAATGCACTAAGTGGTGGATAAATTACCCATCCTCCAGATGCAGGACCTGTTTCAATAAATAAAGAGTAGAACATAATTAGTCCAGCAGCAGCAAAGAACCAATAAGAAAGCATGTTCATGAACCCTGAAGCCATATCTCTAGCTCCAATTTGTAAAGGAATCAAGTAATTACTAAATGTTCCACTAAGACCTGCTGTAAGTACGAAGAAAACCATTATCGTACCGTGCATGGTTACAAGAGCTAAGTAAAATTCTTTATCTAATTTTCCACTCGCATCTATCCACTTACCCAAAATAGGTTTTAGGAAAGATAAATCTGCGTCAGGAAAACCGAGTTGCAGACGGAAAATTACAGACATACCTACTCCTATCATTGCCCAAAATATTGCTGTAAACAAAAACTGTTTTGCAATTACTTTGTGGTCAGTAGAAAAGATATAGTTCGTAATAAAATTTCCGTGATGCTCATGGTCGTCATGATGTTCCTCATGGACGAATCCATGATTATCAACATCGTAATGTAGAACATCTTGTCCGCTTGCTTGATGTGTTGTATCAGCCATAATTATTTGCGGTATTTATTGTAAAATAGATGTATTAAAATTTGTTTTTTTATATTCAAGTATTGTTGTCCTAATAGAATTATTTAGAAGCAAGATTAGAAGGAATATTTTTGATTCCTTGTTCTTTTAAATAATCTACATTTTTAGCAGCCCAAGCTTCTTCAGAATCATACCATTTTTGGAATTCATCAGCTTCTAAAACAGAAACTTTCATAAACATAGCAAAGTGGCTTCCTCCACAGATTTCAGTACAAGCTAATGTATATTCAAAAGCATCCCAGTTTGGATCACCTTTTTCTTTTAATTCTACTTTTACATCTTCTGCTGTTTTCGTTGGTGTAAACCAAAACTGTGTTGGCATACCAGGTACTGCATCCATTTTTACTCTAAAGTGAGGTAAAAATACACTGTGCAATACATCACGAGAACGGATTTTCAAAAGAACAGGTCTATTTTTAGGAAGACGCAATTCGTTGTACATAAAATCATCATAGTTAGACTCATCAGCTTCAAAATCCATTCCCATAGAGTTTGTTCCATCAGTCTTCATATAATTGAATTTACCAATTTTTCCATCTTTTCCTCCATAACGTACTTGCCAGTTAAACTGTTTTCCCATTACTTCAATAGCTAAAGCATCTTCTGGAGCAGGGTCAGTAATATCAGACCAAACAGTCCAACCTGTAACAACAAGAGCAGTCAAGACAATAGCAGGAACAATAGTCCAAGCAATCTCTAATTGGTTATTGTGAGGAATAAATGTTGCTCTTTTGTGTTCTTGATAACGATACACATAAGGGAAAAAGAATAATAAAATATGTGTTACTATGAAAACAAAGAAGACAACAGCTGTAGTTAGCCAAAATAAAAAGTCAATTTGTATTCCATGTATAGACGACGATTCAGGTAAAATATATTTTACTTTTTCAGAAAATCCATAAGCGAAAATAGAAGCGAAAAGCACGAAAAAGAATACAATAAATAAAATTGCATTTACTTTATTTGACATTCCCACTCTGCTATCTCTAGCATTTGGTTCTTTGACATCCTTCGCTACACGCACCAGCATGAATACACGATAGATGAGAGCCATTAAGACGAGGAACAGAACGCCGACGGCAGCAATAAGTAATCCGTTCATTTGTATAGGTCAGTTAAAAGTTTTATTAAAATTATAATTCTTATCTATATAGTAATTATATACTGTTAGAAAAAATGTTTTGTTAAATTTTATTAATTATACCGTAATGGATATAAATTTCAACTTCATTTTTCAAACTTAAATGTATATAAATTTATGTAAGTCTTTGAGAAGTAAGCAGTTTGTATTAGAAAAAGGTTTTCAAAAGTTTCAATTATTTTTGAAAGTTTTATAATAACACTCTGTTTTCTCTTTATATGATACAAAAATAAGGTTTTTAAAGCAATTTAAAAACCTTATTTCAGTTTAATTCTTACTTTGATTCACAATTTATAATGAATCTTATTTTGTGTTTACTATCTAAGCAAATCCTAAGTCTCGTGATTGTAAGCCTCTTCCAAGAGTGGGTGATTTTTTGCAACTAGAGGAGCTTTAGCTAAAGACATTCCTACTAAATAAGCAAATATACCTACAAATATAAATGGCATTCCAATTTCTAAGAAACCAAATGAACCATGCTCACGAAGCGTTCCTGGAGTAATCATTTGGTAAAAATCAAACCAGTGTCCGATAATTACAGCAATACAGATTACTTTTAAGATAGTCATTTTACGTTTTGCATTACGTGTCATCAATCCAAAGAATGGAATAATGAAGTTTACAAGTAAAATAACAAGAATATATTTTCTATAAATTGGACTAGAAAGACGCTCTACATAATAAGCAGTTTCTTCTGGAATGTTTGCATAATAAATAAGCAAAAACTGACTAAACCAGATATATGTCCAAAAAATACTAAATGCAAATACAAATTTGCCTAAATCGTGTAAATGGTTTTCATTGATAAATTTCAAGTAACCAGCTTCTCTAAGCATCACGACAGTAAGTGTAATTGCAGCAATACCAGCTACCCACCAACTTGCAAAGTGATACCAACCAAACATAGTACTAAACCAGTGTGTATCAATAGAAAGTGTCCACCACCAAGCAGCAACTGAAGAAGTAACTCCAAAGAATACTACAAATGCAGCAGATAATTTCACCATATTACGGTAATGTTTTCTGATTTGTGTAGGACTTGTTGCTCTATCTTCTGCTAGTGAGTTCTTACGAGTAAAGAAGTGGAATAAATACCAACCTCCAATAATTACAATTGAACCTCCAATGAAAAAAGGAATATTTAAAAATCCTTGTTTTCCTACAATGATAGAATCATATTCAGGTGTATTGAGGGCATACAATGAGCCATCTGTCCAGTGAAAAATTTCATGGTAACCCCATCCAAAAGCGATAAGGAATAAAATTAGACCAACAGGTAAGAAAGAAGCAAATGCTTCGGGAACACGTTTGAAACCTGCCGACCATCCTGCCATAGCAATATATTGGATAGCTACCCAAAAAACTCCAATTACAGAAAGACCTACAAAGAAGATAACATTAATCCAAAGATTTACTTTTACTCTTTTTGTCCAATGATATGCATGATGTCCTCCTTCTGCTGCATGTTCTCCATCAGCATGAACAGCTTCAGGATTTTCTAGCGAAGAAAGTTCATTTCCAGTCATTTCTATGGCAGCATGAGCTTCTTCGTGATGCCCAGAATCAGTAGCCATAAAAAATAGCCCAACTAGGGAAAATAGTACGCCTATCCCTATGATGATAAATATAGTTCGTTTTGCTTTTGCTGAGAAGACAAACTGTTCGTTTAGAGCCTCTCTGTCAAAATGATGATCTTTGTGTGCAGCCATTGCGATTGATAAAGTTTATGTATAGTCTGCGAAATAATTTCTAAAGACAGTTAAGTAATTTTCTATTAATTGAGTAGATTTCCTTACTTATAAAACAAAAATCAAATGAACTCCTAATCTTTATATTTGTAATTACACTACGCAGATTTTCAGTTCGTAATTGATAATTCGTAATTCGTAATTGTTTCTACGGTTTTCCTTGTTGTAATTGTTGTACATAACGCACTACTTTCCAACGCTCTTCTGGATTAAGCTGAACTTTTACAGGCCACATACGACCCTTTCCATAGGTAATTACATGGAAAATCCAACCTTCATTCAAAGTCTTATAACGACCTGCTGTATAGTTTGGAACACCGTTATAAACAGCTCCTACTTTACCGTCGCCTTTGCCTTCTGCACCATGACAGGCTGCACAATATGTCAAGAAAAGATGTTTTCCATCTGCTAGTACTTGCTCGTCATCTTTTGGTAGAGGGCTTGTCCAAGTTTTAGAAGCAAGTTCTACACTATCTCTGTGCATTTCATAAAACATAGACGTTCCTTGTAACTCTTCAGTTTGGTATTTCTGACGTTTTACTGTACCCACAGGAGGCATAAGCATGTTAGTAACTTTTTTTCTTAAATCAGGATTTTCTGCCAATTCTTCTTTTGTATAGTATCCATAAATAGATGCTGGAGAAGTATTGAAATAATCATCAAATACAGAGTACCAATGATTTTCGTTTTCCACTACTTGACTAAGTGGCTCGTAAGGAACAGAATGATACATTTGAGGTGCATATTCAACTCCTGGATAATTTTCTTCTGCTCCACAACTTGCTAAAAGAGTCATCATTGCAACTCCCAAGACAGCGTATAAAGTAGAAAATGTAAATGTATTAAATAGCTTCATTGCTTTTATTTTTTATACTAAATTAATCTGTATAATCAGATAGGTAATAAAATTATTTAGGACGGCTCGTAGAACGCACCCCATGCTTAAATAAATCACCCAAGTATTTGAAGAAAGAAGGGTTATTTTCTTCTTCTGTAAAGTCTTTACGATTTACTTCTTCTGCACCTGCTTCTTGCAAAACAGCTTTGATGTCTGCTTCTGAAAGACTGTTTTTTGCCAAATCAATAGCTACAATATGTTTATCATCTGTACTACGACGGTCAAAAATACGAGGAACTTTATGAGGTTTCAAATCTTGTGAAACCAAGAATGAACCTACCATTCCGAAGGCAGAAAAAAGAACAGTCATCTCAAAAGATACAGGAACAAAGTCAGGAATAGAGATAAAAGGCTTTCCACCAATAATCATAGGCCAAAGTGCGCCCATCATACCTGTTTGCATCGTAATTGCACAAGTAGTTCCTAATGCTCCAAACATAAAGGCTGCCTTTGGAAGCCAAGAATGTCCATATCCTAAGTTTTTCTCCAATCCGTGAACTGGATAAGGGTTAAATACTTCGTAGATAGAGATTCCTTTTTCACGAATATGATCAACACCGTGTTTAAGGTCATCTTCATCACTATATACGCCTAGTATATAGTGTTTATCTACTTCCATTGTATTTGATATATGTGCCATAATTTTAATGTTTATATCTGATTCTCTAATTTGTTTAATTAATTGTGATTAAGAAATTAAACAACATCAAAAGGATCTTTAATGGTATCTCTGTTTTTGTAAACGTGGTGATTAGATGATTTCAATACTGCTTTTACTTCTGCCATGTTTATCACAGGGAAAAACTTAGCAAATAAGAAAAAGAGAGTAAAGAACAATCCAAATGAAAATACATAACACATTACATCCCAAAGTGTCGGACTAAAATATGTCCAAGAAGAAGGAAGGTAATCATTGTGAAGCGAAGTAACAATAATTACAAAACGCTCAAACCACATTCCGATATTTACAATGATAGAAAGAATAAACGTAAAGACGATACTTGTACGAAGTTTCTTGAACCAAAATACTTGAGGAGAAATTACGTTACATGTCATCATTGACCAATATGCCCACCAGTAATCTCCTGTTGAACGGTTGATAAAACAGTATTGCTCATAAGGAACACCTGAATACCAAGCCATAAATAACTCTGTTATATAAGCAATACCTACAATTGAACCTGTTACCATAATGATAATGTTCATTAGTTCGATATGCTCTAAAGTAATATAATGTTCTAATTTATAGACTTTACGAGTAATAATCATAAGAGTAAGTACCATCGCAAAACCTGAGAAAATCGCTCCTGCAACAAAGTAAGGAGGGAAAATTGTTGTGTGCCACCCCGGAATTACCGAAGTTGCAAAGTCCATACTTACAATCGTATGAACCGAAAGTACCAAAGGCGTAGAAAGACCAGCCAAAATCAATGACATAGCTTCATAATGAACCCAAGCCTTTGCACCACCTACCCAGCCAAGACTAAGCGCACCATAAAAAATACGACCAAAACGAGTAACAGCACGGTCACGAATAGTCGCAAAATCAGGCACAAGTCCCATAAACCAGAAAACTAATGATACCGAGAAATACGTTGAGATGGCAAAAACGTCCCAAAGAAGTGGAGAGTTGAAGTTTACCCAAAGAGATCCAAATGTATTCGGAATTGGTA
This is a stretch of genomic DNA from Bernardetia sp. MNP-M8. It encodes these proteins:
- a CDS encoding tetratricopeptide repeat protein; protein product: MSQTHTNREKKIRSILERSSNIDVQTLQKYIDKKLNKEELHEVEKQLLNSDFATEAVEGFSNADFKVNIAASTNQLNAEIRNYNKERGFYKRDYRVFYAAASVALVFVVLFGLFRLVNTNVSSENMAMQTKVEQSENPNTKNNDLALNEETTISEEEENALVEKLKYENLEELKTKKKSNQSNSQAEDNLALNMDKEEKVAKEKDFSTSDVWIRKKEKVETENNDINLTDSEKNIVASPTVSANRQMNYDSSNAANADQLADDDYNFFSDTYKKDNLRRSQKSPKEILFDAMQSYENKKYTEAILLFDSYLVTNPNNAQALYFGGMSYYENHNYKKSIPLLEKFLKQKSDIVYQKNNQDAEWYLANSYLKVNQKQKAKTVLQKIANSSSKYSNQAKALLKK
- a CDS encoding cbb3-type cytochrome c oxidase subunit I codes for the protein MADTTHQASGQDVLHYDVDNHGFVHEEHHDDHEHHGNFITNYIFSTDHKVIAKQFLFTAIFWAMIGVGMSVIFRLQLGFPDADLSFLKPILGKWIDASGKLDKEFYLALVTMHGTIMVFFVLTAGLSGTFSNYLIPLQIGARDMASGFMNMLSYWFFAAAGLIMFYSLFIETGPASGGWVIYPPLSALPQAMPGSGLGMTLWLSSMALFIISTLLGGINYISTVINMRTRGMSFNRMPLTIWAFFITAIIGLLSFPVLFSAALLLIFDRSFGTSFFLSDIYIGGEALPNQGGSAILFQHLFWFLGHPEVYIVLLPALGISSEVIATNSRKPIFGYHAMILSIIGIAVLSFIVWAHHMFVTGMDPFLGTIFMFLTLIIAVPSAVKAFNYITTLWKGNLVFTPAMLFSIGLVSLFIVGGLTGIHLASAAIDIQLHDTYFVVAHFHLVMGSASFFGMLAGIYHWFPKMFGRMMDAKMGYFHFWTTFIGVYAIFFPMHFIGVAGFPRRYYSHTAFEPFGLFTDLNMFISTAAILTFLAQFVFVFNFVYSMFKGRLAPANPWKSNTLEWTTPRFPGHGNWVGAIPQVFRWPYDYSKPGAKEDFIPQNIPYSETPESNLPFEEKLASLEKQQKQEGIKIQKTPETTIDSKTDKDTTDLDEDNENKQL
- a CDS encoding cytochrome c oxidase subunit II, with translation MNGLLIAAVGVLFLVLMALIYRVFMLVRVAKDVKEPNARDSRVGMSNKVNAILFIVFFFVLFASIFAYGFSEKVKYILPESSSIHGIQIDFLFWLTTAVVFFVFIVTHILLFFFPYVYRYQEHKRATFIPHNNQLEIAWTIVPAIVLTALVVTGWTVWSDITDPAPEDALAIEVMGKQFNWQVRYGGKDGKIGKFNYMKTDGTNSMGMDFEADESNYDDFMYNELRLPKNRPVLLKIRSRDVLHSVFLPHFRVKMDAVPGMPTQFWFTPTKTAEDVKVELKEKGDPNWDAFEYTLACTEICGGSHFAMFMKVSVLEADEFQKWYDSEEAWAAKNVDYLKEQGIKNIPSNLASK
- a CDS encoding quinol:cytochrome C oxidoreductase → MAAHKDHHFDREALNEQFVFSAKAKRTIFIIIGIGVLFSLVGLFFMATDSGHHEEAHAAIEMTGNELSSLENPEAVHADGEHAAEGGHHAYHWTKRVKVNLWINVIFFVGLSVIGVFWVAIQYIAMAGWSAGFKRVPEAFASFLPVGLILFLIAFGWGYHEIFHWTDGSLYALNTPEYDSIIVGKQGFLNIPFFIGGSIVIIGGWYLFHFFTRKNSLAEDRATSPTQIRKHYRNMVKLSAAFVVFFGVTSSVAAWWWTLSIDTHWFSTMFGWYHFASWWVAGIAAITLTVVMLREAGYLKFINENHLHDLGKFVFAFSIFWTYIWFSQFLLIYYANIPEETAYYVERLSSPIYRKYILVILLVNFIIPFFGLMTRNAKRKMTILKVICIAVIIGHWFDFYQMITPGTLREHGSFGFLEIGMPFIFVGIFAYLVGMSLAKAPLVAKNHPLLEEAYNHET
- a CDS encoding cytochrome c, with product MKLFNTFTFSTLYAVLGVAMMTLLASCGAEENYPGVEYAPQMYHSVPYEPLSQVVENENHWYSVFDDYFNTSPASIYGYYTKEELAENPDLRKKVTNMLMPPVGTVKRQKYQTEELQGTSMFYEMHRDSVELASKTWTSPLPKDDEQVLADGKHLFLTYCAACHGAEGKGDGKVGAVYNGVPNYTAGRYKTLNEGWIFHVITYGKGRMWPVKVQLNPEERWKVVRYVQQLQQGKP
- a CDS encoding DUF3341 domain-containing protein; translation: MAHISNTMEVDKHYILGVYSDEDDLKHGVDHIREKGISIYEVFNPYPVHGLEKNLGYGHSWLPKAAFMFGALGTTCAITMQTGMMGALWPMIIGGKPFISIPDFVPVSFEMTVLFSAFGMVGSFLVSQDLKPHKVPRIFDRRSTDDKHIVAIDLAKNSLSEADIKAVLQEAGAEEVNRKDFTEEENNPSFFKYLGDLFKHGVRSTSRPK
- the nrfD gene encoding NrfD/PsrC family molybdoenzyme membrane anchor subunit, with amino-acid sequence MQIISDVREPLVTGGKTYHDITKDIAGRVEDSPAPLWWGAFAFALFLLVAGGYFLGDMLWNGIGRWGLNKTVQWAWDITNFVWWVGIGHAGTLISAVLLLFRQKWRTAINRAAEAMTIFAVICAAIWPVIHMGRPWLGAYWVLPIPNTFGSLWVNFNSPLLWDVFAISTYFSVSLVFWFMGLVPDFATIRDRAVTRFGRIFYGALSLGWVGGAKAWVHYEAMSLILAGLSTPLVLSVHTIVSMDFATSVIPGWHTTIFPPYFVAGAIFSGFAMVLTLMIITRKVYKLEHYITLEHIELMNIIIMVTGSIVGIAYITELFMAWYSGVPYEQYCFINRSTGDYWWAYWSMMTCNVISPQVFWFKKLRTSIVFTFILSIIVNIGMWFERFVIIVTSLHNDYLPSSWTYFSPTLWDVMCYVFSFGLFFTLFFLFAKFFPVINMAEVKAVLKSSNHHVYKNRDTIKDPFDVV